One genomic segment of Ignavibacteriota bacterium includes these proteins:
- a CDS encoding MFS transporter has translation METISKSKLSQVMNTTVLVSALGYFVDIYDLILFGIVRVPSLTELGYAGEGLIKNGVFLLNMQMTGMLIGGIFWGIYGDKKGRLSVLFGSIFLYSIANIANAFVTNIEMYAFLRLLAGIGLAGELGAAVTLISEILPKELRGYGTAIVATIGVSGAIGAAIVAELFTWQTSYIIGGILGLILLVMRIKMFESGMYKTIKDSHVSKGNFIKLFTSRERFLRYLNCILIGLPIWYVVGVLITFSPEFGKVLGAKGDISAGKAIMFTYIGLIFGDFASGFLSQYLKSRKKIIMMFIFLTLVFIIVYLFSSNFTVNYFYGLCVALGIAIGYWAVFVTIASEQFGTNIRSTVTTTVPNFIRGSVVPITFLFEYLRGNFGMINSALIVGILSVIIAFFSAYHLKETFGNDLNYVEDI, from the coding sequence ATGGAAACTATAAGCAAAAGTAAATTATCCCAAGTTATGAATACAACTGTTCTTGTTTCTGCACTTGGGTATTTTGTAGATATTTATGATTTAATACTTTTCGGAATTGTACGCGTTCCAAGCTTAACAGAATTGGGTTATGCTGGAGAAGGTTTAATTAAAAACGGCGTATTTCTTTTAAATATGCAAATGACGGGAATGCTAATCGGCGGAATTTTTTGGGGAATTTACGGCGATAAAAAGGGAAGACTTTCAGTATTATTCGGATCTATTTTTCTTTACTCAATTGCAAATATTGCAAATGCTTTTGTTACGAATATAGAAATGTATGCTTTCTTAAGATTACTTGCGGGAATTGGATTAGCCGGAGAACTTGGCGCGGCGGTAACATTAATTAGCGAAATTTTACCAAAAGAATTACGAGGTTACGGAACTGCAATTGTTGCAACAATCGGCGTTAGCGGAGCAATTGGCGCAGCAATTGTTGCCGAACTTTTTACTTGGCAGACTTCATACATAATCGGCGGAATTCTTGGATTGATTTTATTAGTTATGCGAATTAAAATGTTTGAATCCGGAATGTACAAAACAATTAAAGATTCTCATGTTTCAAAAGGAAATTTTATAAAACTTTTTACTTCTCGCGAAAGATTTTTACGTTATCTGAATTGCATTCTAATTGGATTGCCGATTTGGTACGTGGTTGGCGTGCTTATTACTTTTTCGCCGGAGTTTGGAAAAGTGCTTGGAGCAAAAGGAGATATTTCTGCGGGCAAAGCAATTATGTTTACTTACATCGGATTAATTTTTGGTGATTTTGCAAGCGGATTTTTGAGTCAATATTTAAAGAGCAGAAAAAAAATTATTATGATGTTTATTTTTCTAACATTAGTGTTTATAATAGTTTATCTTTTCTCTTCAAATTTTACCGTAAATTATTTTTACGGATTATGTGTTGCTTTAGGAATTGCAATTGGATATTGGGCTGTTTTTGTAACAATTGCTTCAGAACAATTTGGGACAAATATCAGATCAACAGTTACTACAACGGTGCCTAATTTTATTAGGGGTTCTGTAGTTCCAATTACATTTTTGTTTGAATATTTACGCGGCAATTTCGGAATGATAAACTCCGCATTAATTGTGGGAATTCTAAGTGTAATAATTGCATTCTTTTCGGCATATCATTTAAAAGAAACTTTTGGCAACGATCTTAATTATGTGGAAGATATTTAA
- a CDS encoding mutarotase, with amino-acid sequence MKLTEHYNNLFSDFVNKLKFSNVEVDNQLFSKADNRYGITLVIVPPEIVKQNIQQFVSELKIIEPEQYYYRNSDIHITVMSVISCYQNFSLDKIKIEDYLEVIKKSLINIKNFSIDFNGITGTQSAIMVQGFPSNNYLNILRDNLRKEFASTNLEQSLDKRYAIQTAHSTVVRFRNEIQHKEKFLQILEKYRNHEFGKFDVEEIIFVANDWYQKKEKVQILEKLTLEK; translated from the coding sequence TTGAAATTAACCGAACATTATAACAATCTCTTTTCTGATTTTGTAAACAAACTAAAATTTTCAAATGTAGAAGTTGATAATCAACTTTTTTCCAAAGCAGATAATAGATATGGAATTACGCTTGTTATTGTTCCGCCGGAAATTGTAAAACAAAATATTCAGCAATTTGTGAGCGAATTAAAAATTATTGAACCCGAACAATATTATTATAGAAATTCTGATATTCACATAACTGTAATGTCGGTAATTTCTTGTTATCAAAATTTTAGTTTGGATAAAATAAAAATTGAAGATTATTTAGAAGTTATAAAAAAAAGTTTAATAAATATTAAAAATTTCTCAATAGATTTTAACGGAATTACGGGAACTCAATCCGCAATTATGGTTCAAGGATTTCCATCGAATAATTATCTAAATATTTTAAGAGATAATTTGAGAAAGGAGTTTGCTTCAACAAATCTTGAGCAGTCTTTAGATAAACGATACGCAATTCAAACGGCACATTCAACAGTTGTAAGATTTAGAAATGAAATTCAACATAAAGAAAAGTTTTTACAAATTTTAGAAAAATATAGAAATCATGAATTTGGAAAATTTGATGTTGAAGAAATAATTTTCGTCGCAAATGATTGGTATCAGAAAAAAGAAAAAGTACAAATTTTAGAAAAATTAACTTTGGAAAAATAA
- a CDS encoding DedA family protein codes for METIKYLIDLFLHLDVHLNELILQYGTVTYLILFLVIFAETGLVVTPFLPGDSLLFAAGTFAALGSFDVTILFLILTVAAILGDTVNYWIGKYIGPKVFEKDSRFIKKEYLDRTHKFYEKHGGKTIIIARFVPIVRTFAPFVAGVGAMTYSKFILYNIVGGILWCALFIFGGYFFGNLPVVKNNFSIVIVTIILISVLPGVIEYVKHKKNNNKNII; via the coding sequence ATGGAAACAATAAAATATTTAATTGATCTTTTTCTTCACTTAGATGTACATCTTAACGAATTAATTTTACAGTATGGAACAGTAACATACCTTATTTTATTTTTAGTAATTTTTGCTGAAACCGGATTAGTTGTTACGCCTTTTCTACCGGGGGATTCGCTACTTTTCGCTGCGGGAACTTTTGCAGCTTTAGGTTCTTTTGATGTTACAATTTTATTTTTAATTCTTACAGTTGCGGCAATTCTTGGAGATACAGTAAATTATTGGATTGGAAAATATATTGGTCCAAAAGTATTTGAAAAAGATTCTCGTTTTATTAAAAAAGAATATTTAGATAGAACGCATAAGTTTTATGAAAAACACGGCGGCAAAACAATTATAATTGCAAGGTTTGTTCCAATAGTTAGAACTTTTGCTCCTTTTGTTGCGGGCGTTGGAGCTATGACATACTCAAAATTTATTTTGTATAATATTGTCGGCGGAATTTTGTGGTGTGCACTTTTTATTTTTGGCGGATATTTTTTCGGAAATCTTCCGGTTGTTAAAAATAATTTTTCTATTGTAATAGTTACAATAATTCTAATTTCTGTTCTTCCGGGAGTTATTGAATATGTAAAGCATAAAAAAAATAATAATAAAAATATTATTTAA
- a CDS encoding winged helix-turn-helix transcriptional regulator gives MIIKGKEFVINLEGQIFHCAMDLTMKYIGGKWKTIVLWYLKNKTYRFGELKKQIPDITEKMLSLQLKSLEEDGLIKREVFVEVPLRVEYSLTEFGKTLTPILNEISKWGRNLGETKGKIEEVKTKEK, from the coding sequence ATGATAATTAAAGGGAAAGAATTTGTTATTAATCTTGAAGGACAAATATTTCATTGTGCAATGGATTTAACAATGAAATATATTGGCGGAAAATGGAAAACAATTGTTTTATGGTATTTAAAAAATAAGACTTATCGATTTGGTGAATTGAAAAAACAAATTCCAGATATAACTGAAAAAATGTTGAGCTTGCAGTTAAAATCTCTAGAAGAAGATGGTTTAATTAAAAGAGAAGTTTTTGTGGAAGTACCTTTACGAGTTGAATATTCGTTGACGGAATTTGGGAAAACACTAACTCCGATTTTAAATGAAATTTCAAAATGGGGTAGAAATTTAGGCGAAACGAAAGGTAAAATTGAAGAAGTTAAAACAAAGGAAAAATAA
- a CDS encoding NAD(P)-binding domain-containing protein, with the protein MKITVLGTGVVGQTISEKLIELGHEIFIGTREVNNTLSKTNKDNFGRPPFSEWHKNNNSAKLETYSNAAKSGELIVNATSGTGTLDALILCGKENLANKILVDISNPLDFSKGMPPTLTICNSDSLGEQIQKEFPKTKVVKTLNTLTAHLMINPSIISGDHNLFISGNDNSAKEEVEQLLISFGWKKVNIIDLGDISTARGTEMLLPIWIRLWGALGTPEFNFHIVKK; encoded by the coding sequence ATGAAAATAACAGTTTTAGGAACTGGAGTTGTCGGACAAACAATTTCGGAAAAATTAATAGAACTTGGTCATGAAATTTTTATTGGAACAAGGGAAGTTAATAACACTTTATCAAAAACAAATAAAGATAATTTCGGCAGACCACCTTTTAGTGAGTGGCACAAAAATAATAATTCTGCTAAATTAGAGACTTATTCTAATGCAGCTAAATCCGGAGAATTAATTGTAAATGCTACAAGCGGCACTGGAACTTTAGATGCATTAATACTTTGCGGTAAAGAAAATTTAGCAAATAAAATTTTAGTAGATATTTCCAATCCCTTAGATTTTTCAAAAGGAATGCCGCCAACTTTAACAATCTGCAACTCGGATTCTTTGGGTGAGCAAATTCAAAAAGAATTTCCAAAAACTAAAGTTGTGAAAACTTTAAATACACTTACCGCTCATTTAATGATTAATCCATCAATAATTTCTGGTGATCACAATTTATTTATAAGTGGAAATGATAATTCTGCTAAGGAAGAAGTTGAGCAATTATTAATATCATTCGGTTGGAAGAAAGTTAATATAATTGATTTGGGAGATATTTCAACAGCAAGGGGAACAGAAATGCTTCTTCCAATTTGGATTAGATTGTGGGGAGCTTTAGGAACACCTGAATTTAATTTCCATATTGTAAAAAAATAA